A stretch of the Dyella telluris genome encodes the following:
- a CDS encoding Lrp/AsnC family transcriptional regulator, giving the protein MATLDRTDLRILAVLQSEGRITNAELADKVSLSPSACLRRLQRLEADGVLTGYSAQVDPQAVGLGLQAFVRVQLAKHESAQVERFVELVNDWPQVVSCYALTGDMDYLLHVYVTDLQDFSRFLLDRLLNASGVADVNSSFVLRTVKHSSALPLGQREH; this is encoded by the coding sequence ATGGCTACTCTGGATCGTACCGATCTGCGGATTCTTGCCGTCCTCCAGTCGGAAGGGCGCATCACCAACGCGGAGCTGGCCGACAAGGTCAGCCTGTCTCCCTCGGCCTGCCTGCGCCGGCTGCAGCGCCTGGAGGCGGATGGCGTGCTGACGGGCTATAGCGCCCAGGTGGACCCTCAGGCGGTGGGGCTCGGGCTGCAGGCCTTTGTCCGCGTGCAGCTGGCCAAGCACGAAAGCGCCCAGGTCGAGCGCTTCGTGGAACTGGTCAACGACTGGCCGCAGGTGGTCTCCTGCTATGCCCTGACCGGCGACATGGACTACCTGTTGCACGTCTATGTGACTGATCTGCAGGATTTCTCCCGCTTCCTGCTCGACCGGCTGCTCAACGCCTCGGGCGTGGCGGATGTCAATTCCAGCTTCGTGCTGCGCACCGTGAAGCACTCGTCGGCCCTGCCGCTGGGCCAACGGGAGCACTGA
- a CDS encoding DUF883 family protein produces the protein MNKQVQAHEENTAAERIEERAERIKQATTTAVTNTKEAVERAADHVEDGLHRATDKAADAATRATEKADEYRQRGREAYDDAIDRADEWLERARDYVREKPVQSVAIAIGAGWLLGRILRR, from the coding sequence ATGAACAAGCAAGTCCAGGCGCACGAGGAAAACACGGCTGCCGAGCGTATCGAGGAACGTGCCGAGCGCATCAAGCAGGCCACCACGACCGCCGTGACGAACACCAAGGAAGCCGTGGAGCGCGCTGCCGATCACGTCGAGGACGGCCTGCATCGCGCCACCGACAAGGCAGCAGATGCCGCCACGCGGGCCACCGAGAAGGCTGACGAGTATCGCCAGCGCGGCCGCGAGGCGTACGACGACGCCATCGACCGCGCCGATGAATGGCTGGAGCGCGCCCGCGACTACGTGCGCGAGAAGCCTGTGCAGTCGGTGGCTATTGCCATTGGCGCCGGCTGGTTGCTTGGCCGCATACTCCGCCGCTGA
- a CDS encoding prolyl oligopeptidase family serine peptidase codes for MMEALPLDDVDAVKVYLGLPLFGARAPEGGMKELARRQGEDVGLLVFKPVVVGAADELPNVVDALRKNACMQQGASVTLVGFSAGGAATLDALIQAKVAIDVAVLINPSTGLSESVQAYEKATGKTYAWSPASRALAQESDAAAHVSQIAAHRPALLFLQGTDDAVIDAMAVSSLVERLKPFYGEQLQRLQLTRPAGMSHQWASDPATLAVVRKATGDWLVEHPP; via the coding sequence ATGATGGAAGCGTTGCCCCTGGACGACGTGGATGCTGTGAAGGTCTACCTTGGCCTGCCCTTGTTCGGTGCGCGTGCGCCCGAAGGTGGTATGAAGGAGTTGGCGCGGCGACAAGGCGAAGACGTCGGCCTGCTGGTCTTCAAGCCCGTGGTGGTCGGCGCGGCCGACGAATTGCCAAACGTGGTGGACGCATTGCGGAAAAACGCCTGCATGCAGCAGGGCGCATCGGTGACGCTGGTTGGCTTTTCCGCAGGTGGCGCGGCGACGCTCGATGCGCTGATACAAGCCAAGGTAGCCATCGATGTGGCGGTACTCATCAACCCTTCCACTGGCCTGAGCGAATCAGTACAGGCGTACGAGAAGGCCACCGGCAAGACCTACGCCTGGTCGCCCGCTTCGCGCGCGCTGGCGCAGGAAAGCGATGCTGCCGCGCATGTATCGCAGATCGCCGCCCATCGTCCGGCACTGCTGTTCCTGCAGGGCACCGACGACGCCGTGATCGATGCGATGGCGGTGTCGTCGCTGGTCGAGCGCCTGAAGCCGTTCTATGGTGAACAGCTGCAACGATTGCAGCTGACCCGGCCCGCTGGCATGTCCCACCAGTGGGCCAGCGATCCCGCTACGTTGGCAGTGGTGCGCAAGGCTACCGGCGACTGGCTCGTCGAGCACCCGCCGTAG
- a CDS encoding YheT family hydrolase yields MTLPKGKDFLPPAPLRSGHIQTMLSSSGVRRMLLPKAAQTVLQGSEPMMVDGGDGVRLTGAYTAQKTHPRSRGLAVLFHGWEGSVDSTYVLQTGSRLLGDGWDVFRLNFRDHGDSHHLNEALFHSCRIDEVVHALGDIAQRFPNRPMALAGFSLGGNFALRAAMQAPAAGLPLSYALAVCPIIDPGEGLFSLEGQAPWFYQAYFMHKWRRSLQAKQAAFPHQQYFELAELKQNLRGLTASLVARHTNFASLEAYLDGYSVAGRALADMHVPCTILTARDDPVIPVAAFEKLDLPANVELDISPYGGHCGFIRGWNMTSFTDDYIAARFNAIVP; encoded by the coding sequence ATGACGCTGCCCAAGGGAAAGGATTTTCTGCCGCCGGCGCCGCTGCGTAGTGGCCATATCCAGACCATGCTGTCTTCCAGCGGCGTGCGTCGCATGCTGCTGCCCAAGGCGGCGCAGACCGTGCTGCAGGGTTCGGAGCCGATGATGGTCGACGGCGGCGATGGCGTGCGGCTCACCGGCGCCTACACCGCGCAGAAGACGCATCCCCGGTCGCGTGGACTTGCCGTGCTGTTCCACGGCTGGGAAGGCAGCGTCGATTCCACCTATGTGCTGCAGACTGGCAGCCGCCTGCTCGGCGACGGCTGGGACGTTTTCCGCCTGAATTTCCGCGACCACGGCGACAGTCATCATCTCAACGAGGCGCTGTTCCATTCGTGCCGCATCGACGAGGTGGTGCACGCGCTGGGCGATATCGCGCAGCGTTTCCCCAACCGGCCGATGGCGCTCGCAGGATTTTCGCTGGGCGGCAACTTCGCGCTGCGTGCCGCCATGCAGGCTCCGGCGGCAGGTCTGCCGTTGAGCTACGCGCTGGCGGTGTGCCCGATCATCGATCCGGGCGAAGGGCTGTTCTCGCTGGAAGGCCAGGCGCCGTGGTTCTACCAGGCGTACTTCATGCACAAGTGGCGCCGCTCCCTGCAGGCCAAGCAGGCAGCGTTCCCGCACCAGCAATACTTCGAGCTGGCCGAGCTCAAGCAGAACCTGCGCGGCCTTACCGCGTCGCTGGTGGCGCGGCATACCAATTTCGCGTCGCTGGAAGCCTATCTGGATGGCTATTCGGTGGCCGGCCGCGCGCTGGCGGACATGCACGTGCCGTGCACCATCCTTACCGCGCGCGATGATCCCGTCATTCCCGTGGCAGCCTTCGAGAAGCTGGACCTGCCGGCCAACGTGGAGCTGGACATCTCACCCTACGGCGGCCATTGCGGCTTCATCCGTGGCTGGAACATGACCAGCTTCACCGACGACTACATCGCCGCGCGCTTCAACGCGATCGTGCCCTGA
- a CDS encoding DUF1328 domain-containing protein, which produces MLHYALVFLVIAVIAALFGFTGIAGAAAGMAKILFVIFLILAIIAFFRRAS; this is translated from the coding sequence ATGCTCCACTACGCCCTGGTTTTCCTGGTCATTGCCGTCATTGCCGCGCTGTTCGGTTTCACCGGTATCGCGGGTGCTGCCGCAGGCATGGCGAAGATTCTCTTCGTCATCTTCCTGATCCTGGCCATCATTGCGTTCTTTCGTCGCGCGAGTTGA
- a CDS encoding ABC transporter ATP-binding protein: MDQTGRDDAPASPDETPSPAPPGLLDDIGRLGRAFQKLFGAQLKLLAAELGLARSAVHWLLVAGLVATVAAVGFGLTLLGLIGWLLAQWFGSWTWALVSLAVVELVFLGGALLLFRRCMHWMTLPATRSEWGAMMRETLRRPDPQADPRPEDEP; encoded by the coding sequence ATGGACCAGACCGGACGCGATGACGCGCCCGCCTCGCCCGACGAGACGCCTTCTCCTGCGCCGCCGGGCCTGCTGGACGACATCGGCCGCCTCGGCCGGGCCTTCCAGAAGCTGTTCGGAGCTCAGCTCAAGCTGCTGGCGGCCGAGCTGGGGCTGGCGCGCAGCGCCGTCCACTGGTTGCTGGTGGCCGGTCTGGTGGCCACCGTGGCCGCCGTCGGCTTCGGGCTGACCCTGCTGGGCCTGATCGGCTGGCTGCTGGCGCAGTGGTTCGGTTCGTGGACCTGGGCCCTGGTGTCGCTGGCCGTGGTGGAACTGGTCTTCCTCGGCGGGGCGCTGCTGCTGTTCCGTCGCTGCATGCACTGGATGACGCTGCCCGCGACGCGGAGCGAATGGGGTGCGATGATGCGCGAGACCCTGCGCCGTCCCGACCCGCAGGCCGATCCCCGCCCGGAGGACGAGCCATGA
- a CDS encoding TolB family protein has product MPSKPLILITSLFAALATGSTFAGELVGPGTISTGLQETSAALSRDNNTLYFMRSDFAEKDDTILVSQRQGSSWSTPEVAPFSGQWHDSEPAMSPDGKRLYFVSNRPPHPGDAPMMAEMDGRTFTGKHLWYVERQGDGRWGTPVHVDGAHNDGAMIYSPSVAANGNIYFSAHRPDAGKAYQIYVARRTANGYAPPERVDLGEVDHNRMDPSVDPQERFLVYAGNEGDSLGSADIYIAFRDDKGQWGKPMHLPGDVNSASLENAPALGRHFGELYVSSNRESDVRFPKTLDDAASLQHRLEEPLNGSRNLWLFNISDVLKAHGIDQ; this is encoded by the coding sequence ATGCCGTCGAAGCCGCTCATTCTGATCACGTCTCTTTTCGCTGCGCTGGCCACCGGCTCGACCTTCGCGGGCGAGCTGGTCGGCCCGGGCACGATCTCCACCGGCTTGCAGGAAACATCGGCGGCGCTTAGCCGGGACAACAACACGCTGTATTTCATGCGCTCGGATTTCGCCGAGAAGGACGACACCATCCTCGTCTCGCAGCGTCAGGGCAGCAGTTGGAGCACGCCGGAAGTCGCGCCGTTCTCCGGCCAGTGGCATGACTCCGAGCCGGCGATGTCACCCGATGGCAAGCGCCTGTACTTCGTGTCCAACCGCCCGCCGCATCCGGGTGATGCGCCGATGATGGCCGAGATGGACGGACGCACGTTTACCGGGAAGCACCTGTGGTACGTCGAACGACAGGGCGATGGTCGTTGGGGAACACCCGTGCATGTGGATGGCGCGCACAACGACGGCGCCATGATCTACAGCCCGTCCGTGGCCGCCAACGGCAACATCTACTTTTCTGCCCATCGTCCCGATGCAGGCAAGGCGTACCAGATCTATGTGGCGCGCCGAACGGCGAACGGCTACGCCCCGCCCGAGCGCGTGGATCTGGGCGAGGTCGATCACAACCGCATGGACCCCAGCGTGGATCCGCAGGAGCGCTTTCTTGTCTACGCGGGCAACGAGGGCGATTCGCTGGGCAGCGCGGATATCTACATCGCCTTTCGCGACGACAAGGGACAATGGGGCAAGCCGATGCATCTACCCGGCGACGTCAACAGTGCCTCGCTGGAAAACGCACCGGCGCTCGGGCGCCATTTCGGCGAACTGTACGTCAGCAGCAACCGGGAGAGTGACGTCCGTTTCCCGAAGACGCTCGATGACGCGGCCTCGCTGCAGCACCGCCTGGAAGAGCCCCTCAACGGCTCGCGCAATCTGTGGCTGTTCAACATCAGCGACGTACTGAAGGCGCACGGCATCGACCAGTGA
- a CDS encoding DUF3224 domain-containing protein, with amino-acid sequence MAHAKGSFEVKITPQAPDEGVGDPSVGRMAIEKQFHGDMQGEGHGQMLAVGTAVDGSAGYVAMERVNGSVHGRQGSFALQHAGTLTRGTPQLSVTIVPDSGTDGLAGIAGHLTITIANGVHSYDLDYSLPDSP; translated from the coding sequence ATGGCTCACGCCAAGGGCAGCTTCGAGGTAAAGATCACGCCGCAGGCACCAGACGAAGGCGTAGGCGATCCCAGCGTCGGCCGCATGGCCATCGAAAAGCAGTTCCACGGCGACATGCAGGGCGAGGGCCATGGTCAGATGCTGGCGGTGGGTACGGCCGTGGACGGCTCGGCCGGCTACGTGGCGATGGAACGGGTCAACGGCAGCGTGCACGGCCGCCAGGGCAGTTTCGCACTGCAGCACGCCGGCACGCTGACGCGTGGCACGCCGCAGCTCTCCGTCACCATCGTGCCGGATTCGGGCACGGACGGACTTGCCGGCATCGCAGGGCACCTGACCATCACTATCGCGAACGGCGTGCATTCGTACGATCTCGACTACAGCCTGCCCGATAGCCCATGA
- a CDS encoding LytR/AlgR family response regulator transcription factor: protein MNTPAIRTLLVDDEMLARLAIRQALASHEDVAIVGECANANEARQAIEALDPDLLFLDIRMPGMDGFRLLQGMKRDHLPMVVFATAFGQHALRAFDANAIDYVLKPIDQERFDQAMARVRRHWRGLHAGGDGATVAAAPSASPFLQRLSVQQGEHIRVIAVDDIDWIRADGNYVHIHAGVATYLHRESLRHLLGLLDPARFLRIHRGTVVNVERIHEVHPLFQGSAEVVLKDGTRLNLSRRFRMPARRALGMA, encoded by the coding sequence ATGAATACGCCCGCCATCCGCACGCTTCTGGTCGACGATGAAATGCTGGCACGCCTGGCGATACGGCAGGCGCTGGCTTCGCACGAGGACGTCGCCATTGTCGGTGAATGCGCCAATGCGAACGAAGCACGGCAGGCCATCGAAGCACTCGACCCCGATCTGCTGTTCCTGGACATCCGCATGCCCGGCATGGACGGTTTCCGATTGCTGCAGGGCATGAAGCGCGATCACCTGCCGATGGTGGTGTTCGCCACGGCATTCGGACAGCATGCGCTGCGCGCGTTCGATGCCAATGCGATCGACTACGTGCTCAAGCCCATCGACCAGGAGCGCTTCGACCAGGCCATGGCACGCGTGCGACGCCACTGGCGCGGACTGCACGCGGGCGGCGATGGCGCCACCGTGGCAGCGGCTCCATCGGCATCGCCCTTCCTGCAACGCCTGAGCGTGCAACAGGGCGAGCATATCCGGGTGATCGCGGTGGATGACATCGACTGGATCCGCGCCGATGGCAATTACGTGCATATCCATGCGGGCGTGGCGACCTATCTTCATCGTGAATCGCTACGGCACCTGCTTGGCCTGCTCGATCCCGCCCGGTTCCTGCGCATCCATCGCGGCACCGTGGTGAACGTGGAACGCATCCACGAGGTGCATCCGCTGTTCCAGGGAAGCGCCGAGGTGGTCCTGAAGGACGGTACGCGCCTCAACCTGAGCCGCCGCTTCCGCATGCCGGCGCGGCGCGCGCTCGGCATGGCCTGA
- a CDS encoding PQQ-dependent sugar dehydrogenase codes for MRKLILGLLGLLMAQAAMAAPQLDKLTMPKGFHVAVYSDQVPNAREIALGAKGTVFVGSNSAGKVYALTDTRGDGHADKVRVIASGLQLPVGVAFKDGNLYVSAVSKILVLRDIENHLDTPPTPEVVNDKFPTETHHGWKFIAFGPDGKLYVPVGAPCNICDKGKDYAKITRMNADGSGLEDVAYGVRNTVGFDWQPTTKQLWFTDNGRDLMGDDMPSDELNRLSHVGEHFGYPYCHQGDTLDPEFGQGKNCKDYTPPVYKLGAHVASLGMRFYEGAQFPASYKGAIIIAEHGSWNRSKKSGYRVMAVHLNGDKVTAYEPLLDGFQQDERAWGRPADVQPLPDGSVLVSDDLAGAVYRVTYEKP; via the coding sequence ATGCGCAAGTTGATCCTTGGCCTGCTGGGGCTGCTGATGGCCCAGGCGGCGATGGCGGCACCGCAGCTGGACAAGCTCACGATGCCGAAGGGATTCCACGTCGCGGTGTATTCGGACCAGGTGCCGAACGCGCGGGAAATCGCACTGGGCGCCAAGGGCACGGTATTCGTCGGTTCCAACAGTGCCGGCAAGGTCTATGCCCTCACCGACACCAGGGGCGACGGGCATGCCGACAAGGTGCGCGTGATCGCCAGCGGCCTGCAGCTGCCGGTGGGCGTGGCCTTCAAGGACGGCAACCTGTATGTGTCCGCCGTGAGCAAGATCCTCGTGCTGCGCGACATCGAGAATCACCTCGACACCCCACCCACGCCGGAAGTGGTCAACGACAAGTTTCCCACCGAGACCCATCACGGCTGGAAGTTCATTGCCTTCGGGCCAGACGGCAAGCTGTATGTGCCGGTTGGTGCACCCTGCAACATCTGCGACAAGGGCAAGGACTACGCCAAGATCACGCGCATGAACGCGGACGGCAGCGGGCTGGAAGACGTGGCCTACGGCGTCCGCAACACCGTGGGCTTCGACTGGCAGCCGACGACGAAGCAACTGTGGTTCACCGACAACGGCCGCGATCTGATGGGCGACGACATGCCCAGCGACGAGCTGAACCGGTTGTCGCATGTCGGTGAGCACTTCGGCTATCCGTACTGCCACCAGGGCGACACGCTCGACCCCGAGTTCGGCCAGGGCAAGAACTGCAAGGACTATACGCCGCCGGTTTACAAGCTGGGCGCGCACGTGGCGTCGCTCGGCATGCGCTTCTATGAAGGGGCGCAATTCCCGGCCAGCTACAAGGGCGCGATCATCATTGCCGAGCATGGTTCATGGAACCGCAGCAAGAAATCCGGTTATCGCGTGATGGCCGTCCATCTCAACGGCGACAAGGTCACCGCGTATGAGCCACTGCTGGACGGTTTCCAGCAGGACGAACGGGCCTGGGGTCGTCCCGCCGACGTGCAGCCGCTGCCTGACGGCAGCGTGCTCGTCAGCGACGACCTGGCCGGCGCGGTCTATCGCGTTACCTACGAAAAACCCTGA
- a CDS encoding GNAT family N-acetyltransferase, translating to MTAPLAIRFVTAQDFAAWQPLWDGYNAFYGRSGETALPEAFTRIAWSRFLDPAEPMHALVAEREGQLLGLAHYLFHRNTTNPADNCYLQDLFTVPASRGLGVGRALIEAVYAQAREAGAGRVYWQTHETNATAMQLYDKLAEKSGFLVYRKPL from the coding sequence ATGACCGCGCCGCTCGCCATCCGCTTTGTAACGGCGCAGGACTTCGCCGCCTGGCAGCCGCTGTGGGATGGCTACAACGCGTTCTATGGGCGCAGTGGAGAAACGGCGTTGCCGGAGGCATTCACGCGCATCGCGTGGTCGCGCTTCCTGGATCCGGCCGAACCGATGCATGCGCTGGTGGCCGAGCGTGAAGGCCAGCTGCTCGGCCTCGCGCACTATCTGTTCCATCGCAACACCACCAACCCCGCGGACAACTGTTACCTGCAGGACCTGTTCACCGTACCGGCCTCGCGCGGGCTGGGAGTCGGTCGCGCGCTGATCGAGGCGGTTTACGCGCAGGCGCGCGAAGCCGGCGCGGGACGGGTGTACTGGCAAACGCACGAAACCAATGCGACCGCCATGCAGCTCTACGACAAGCTAGCCGAGAAGTCAGGCTTTCTGGTGTACCGCAAGCCGTTGTAG
- a CDS encoding AI-2E family transporter translates to MNTPMSPPPPVAAGDEALLDLPVEAMVPSREPRLNLLHVNRAQSARRHLRGIRMVLNIFLALALLYTVTITKQLLIPLVLASFIGLALNPIVARCAHMGIPRWLGASVLMIGLIAGIGTGIGMLTQPALGWVHEAPTAIRSFIPKLRSVMQPLEAANRATQGLTGPTRVQGSVQSPLSITIWDIVATTPKVLAGVLTVVLLVFFFLVYGDLMLRRLVQASPSFGYKRHAVHVVRGIQFEVSRYILTATLINLGLGAATAGMLWLYHMPDPLLWGTVAMLANFIPYVGAISTTAVLAVVGLLNFNQAGSALLPALTFAGITAFEGNVVTPLIQGHRMRLSPIAILLWLLVWGWLWGIPGALLAVPMLTSAKLVAERVRGWRWFVRMVQR, encoded by the coding sequence ATGAACACGCCGATGTCCCCGCCACCGCCTGTCGCCGCGGGTGACGAGGCGCTTCTGGATCTGCCCGTCGAAGCGATGGTGCCCAGTCGCGAGCCGAGGCTGAACCTGTTGCACGTGAACCGCGCCCAGAGCGCGCGGCGACACCTGCGCGGCATCCGCATGGTGCTCAACATCTTTCTGGCGCTGGCGCTGCTGTACACGGTGACGATCACCAAGCAGTTGCTGATACCGCTGGTGCTTGCCTCCTTCATCGGTCTGGCACTCAACCCCATCGTGGCGCGCTGCGCGCATATGGGTATTCCTCGCTGGCTCGGTGCCAGTGTGTTGATGATCGGCCTGATCGCCGGCATCGGCACTGGCATCGGCATGCTCACCCAACCCGCGCTGGGCTGGGTGCACGAGGCGCCGACTGCCATTCGCAGTTTCATTCCCAAGCTGCGCAGCGTGATGCAGCCGCTGGAGGCTGCCAATCGCGCCACCCAAGGCCTGACCGGGCCGACGCGCGTGCAGGGTTCGGTGCAGTCACCGCTTTCCATCACCATCTGGGACATCGTGGCCACCACGCCCAAGGTGCTGGCGGGCGTGCTCACGGTGGTGCTGCTGGTGTTCTTCTTCCTCGTCTACGGCGACCTGATGCTCAGGCGGTTGGTGCAGGCCTCGCCGAGCTTCGGCTACAAGCGCCATGCGGTGCATGTGGTGCGCGGCATCCAGTTCGAGGTATCGCGTTACATTCTCACCGCCACGCTGATCAATCTTGGCCTGGGCGCCGCCACGGCCGGCATGCTGTGGCTCTATCACATGCCCGATCCGCTGTTGTGGGGAACAGTGGCGATGCTCGCCAATTTCATTCCCTACGTGGGCGCGATCAGCACCACCGCCGTGCTCGCCGTAGTGGGCCTGCTCAACTTCAACCAGGCGGGTTCGGCCTTGCTGCCGGCGCTCACCTTTGCCGGCATCACGGCATTCGAAGGCAATGTGGTCACGCCACTCATCCAGGGTCATCGCATGCGGCTCAGCCCCATCGCGATCCTGCTGTGGCTGCTGGTGTGGGGCTGGCTGTGGGGCATTCCAGGCGCCTTGCTCGCGGTACCCATGCTCACCAGCGCCAAGCTCGTGGCCGAGCGCGTGCGTGGCTGGCGCTGGTTTGTGCGCATGGTGCAGCGCTGA
- the phhA gene encoding phenylalanine 4-monooxygenase — translation MNTTPRRVEHHQTDRGYVPVYATGVVEQPWADYTATDHQVWDTLYARQRDLLPGRACQEFLDGVERFGMGDGGIPKFADLNKVLGAATGWELVAVEGLLPDEVFFDHLANRRFPVSWWIRKPDQLDYLSEPDLFHDLFGHVPLLLNPVFADYMQAYGRGGMKAFAIGPEALMNLTRLYWYTVEFGLINTSEGMRIYGAGIVSSKGESIYSLDSASPNRIGFGLERVMSTRYRIDTFQQTYFVIDSFEQLFDATRPDFTPIYASLQAQAAHAAGDVLDSDRVFTRGNREGWATNADT, via the coding sequence ATGAACACCACACCGCGCCGCGTAGAGCACCATCAGACCGACCGTGGCTATGTGCCGGTGTATGCCACGGGCGTCGTGGAGCAGCCGTGGGCGGACTACACCGCCACCGACCATCAGGTGTGGGACACCCTCTACGCGCGCCAGCGCGACCTGCTGCCCGGCCGTGCCTGCCAGGAATTCCTGGACGGCGTGGAGCGCTTCGGCATGGGCGACGGCGGCATCCCCAAGTTTGCCGACCTGAACAAGGTGCTGGGTGCCGCCACCGGCTGGGAGCTGGTGGCGGTGGAAGGCCTGCTGCCGGACGAGGTGTTCTTCGATCATCTGGCCAATCGACGCTTTCCGGTGAGCTGGTGGATCCGCAAGCCCGACCAGCTCGACTACCTGAGCGAGCCGGACCTGTTCCACGACCTGTTCGGCCATGTGCCGCTGCTGCTCAACCCCGTGTTCGCTGATTACATGCAGGCCTATGGCCGTGGCGGCATGAAGGCGTTTGCGATTGGTCCCGAAGCGCTGATGAACCTCACGCGCCTGTACTGGTACACGGTGGAGTTCGGCCTGATCAACACCAGCGAAGGCATGCGCATCTACGGTGCAGGCATCGTCAGCTCCAAGGGCGAGTCGATCTACTCGCTGGATTCCGCCTCCCCGAACCGCATCGGCTTCGGCCTGGAACGCGTGATGAGCACGCGCTACCGCATCGATACCTTCCAGCAGACCTACTTCGTGATCGACAGCTTCGAGCAGCTGTTCGACGCCACGCGCCCGGACTTCACGCCGATCTATGCCAGCCTGCAGGCACAGGCCGCGCATGCCGCGGGCGACGTGCTGGACAGCGACCGCGTGTTCACGCGCGGCAATCGCGAAGGCTGGGCAACCAACGCCGATACCTGA
- a CDS encoding lysophospholipid acyltransferase family protein, whose protein sequence is MNSHSLTAPARRDLMRPLRYLWRVPLLLLHIVLGILLCSLVLTWRRDVVMKNGREPFAHRTIRWWSTALLRIFGLRSVRVGKPLADPVLFVANHTSWIDIELLHSQRAACFVAKAEIASWPLVGWLASAGGTIFHRRGSNHSLAAVMQVMVDRLRAGRSVAVFPEGGTGHNGVLRVFHARIFQAALDAEVPVQPVALRFARAGRRVVDAGFRDHENFMQNFLRLLGEAPLDAEVHFLEPVPATPDARRRMAETSRERIAAALEDKPGTDNQA, encoded by the coding sequence ATGAACAGCCATTCCCTTACCGCCCCAGCCCGCCGAGACCTGATGCGACCCTTGCGCTACCTCTGGCGCGTGCCTTTGCTGCTGCTGCACATCGTGCTGGGCATACTGCTCTGCTCGCTCGTGCTTACCTGGCGCCGCGATGTAGTGATGAAGAATGGCCGCGAGCCGTTTGCGCATCGCACCATCCGATGGTGGTCCACCGCGCTGCTGCGCATCTTCGGCCTGCGTTCGGTTCGGGTGGGCAAGCCGCTGGCCGACCCGGTGCTGTTCGTCGCCAATCACACCTCCTGGATCGACATCGAGCTGCTGCACAGCCAGCGCGCGGCCTGTTTCGTGGCCAAGGCGGAAATCGCCAGCTGGCCGCTGGTCGGCTGGCTGGCCTCGGCGGGTGGCACCATCTTCCATCGCCGTGGCAGCAACCATTCGCTGGCGGCGGTGATGCAGGTGATGGTGGATCGTCTGCGCGCAGGTCGTTCCGTGGCCGTGTTTCCCGAAGGTGGCACCGGCCATAACGGCGTGCTGCGCGTGTTTCACGCGCGCATCTTCCAGGCCGCGCTGGATGCGGAAGTTCCGGTGCAGCCGGTGGCCTTGCGCTTTGCGCGTGCCGGTCGCCGCGTGGTCGATGCCGGTTTTCGCGACCACGAAAACTTCATGCAGAACTTCCTGCGCCTGCTGGGCGAGGCGCCGCTGGATGCCGAGGTGCACTTCCTCGAGCCCGTGCCGGCCACGCCGGATGCGCGCCGTCGCATGGCCGAAACCTCGCGCGAGCGCATCGCCGCTGCGCTGGAAGACAAGCCCGGCACCGATAACCAAGCATGA
- a CDS encoding YbhB/YbcL family Raf kinase inhibitor-like protein, producing the protein MQLRSDSFEHGQPMPTRLAFGKRGEPFALSDNLSPHLAWNGAPHATRSFVLTCLDFDVPSKPDDVNQEGRVVPADLPRVEFVHWLMANIPVECGELAEGACSNGIVARGKRAPYGPPGSVQGINDYTGWFAGDADMRGEYLGYDGPCPPWNDSIVHHYHFRLYALDVESLRLADGFTVNELREAMDGHVLAEAEIMGTYTINPAAA; encoded by the coding sequence TTGCAACTGCGTAGTGACAGCTTCGAACACGGGCAGCCGATGCCGACGCGACTGGCCTTTGGCAAACGCGGCGAACCTTTCGCCCTGTCGGACAACCTCAGTCCGCACCTCGCGTGGAATGGCGCGCCGCACGCGACGCGCTCGTTCGTGCTCACCTGCCTCGACTTCGATGTGCCGAGCAAGCCGGACGACGTGAACCAGGAAGGCCGCGTGGTGCCGGCCGACCTTCCGCGCGTGGAGTTCGTGCACTGGCTGATGGCCAACATTCCCGTCGAGTGCGGCGAATTGGCCGAAGGCGCTTGCAGCAATGGCATCGTGGCACGCGGCAAGCGCGCGCCGTATGGGCCGCCGGGCAGCGTGCAGGGCATCAACGACTACACCGGCTGGTTCGCCGGCGATGCCGATATGCGCGGTGAATACCTGGGCTACGACGGTCCGTGCCCGCCGTGGAACGATTCCATTGTCCACCACTACCACTTCCGCCTGTATGCGCTGGACGTAGAGAGCCTGCGGCTCGCCGATGGGTTCACCGTGAATGAACTGCGCGAGGCGATGGACGGCCATGTACTGGCCGAGGCAGAGATCATGGGCACCTACACCATCAATCCCGCGGCAGCCTGA